Within Lactobacillus amylovorus DSM 20531, the genomic segment AGGATTGTTTGTTTCTAGTTTGGAACTTAGCATCAATGGGGATGAAAAGATGGATATCGTCAGAAATGGTCTGTTGATTATTTTTGACGAAAACGAAGTAAAGCATTTCACTGAGATTTTGCAAGACGCATGGAATGAAGGCGGGATGCAATAAAAATATATAAGGAAGAAAAACGTTAATTAATGAAGAAATTATCAATTATTGTTCCTTGCTATAACGAACAGGAATCATTGCCGCTGTTTTATCCAGCGGTCAAAAAGATCGTCAAAAAAATACCGGTTGAGCCGGAATATATTTTTGTCAATGATGGTTCAAGCGACGATACACTGAAAGAATTGAAAAAAATCCAACAAGAAGATAAGGAACACGTTCACTACATTTCCTTTTCGAGAAACTTTGGTAAAGAGGCGGCCCTTTATGCCGGTCTGCAAGCCGCAACTGGTGACTTGGTGGTCGTGATGGATGCCGATCTGCAGGATCCACCCGAATTATTGATTGAAATGTATTATTTGATCAAGACCGGAGAATGGGATATGGTTGGCTGCCGCCGAGTGGACCGCAATGGTGAAAGCAAGCTGAAGTCCTGGCTGAGCAACATGTTTTATAAGGTGGTCAACAAAATTTCGGAGACAAAATTGGTACCAGGCGTGCGCGACTACCGCATGATGACGCGCCAAGTCGTTGATGCAGTCCTATCGATGTCCGAATACAGCCGCTTTTCAAAAGGAATTTTTAGCTGGGTTGGCTTTAACACGAAGTACCTCAGCTA encodes:
- a CDS encoding glycosyltransferase family 2 protein, whose amino-acid sequence is MKKLSIIVPCYNEQESLPLFYPAVKKIVKKIPVEPEYIFVNDGSSDDTLKELKKIQQEDKEHVHYISFSRNFGKEAALYAGLQAATGDLVVVMDADLQDPPELLIEMYYLIKTGEWDMVGCRRVDRNGESKLKSWLSNMFYKVVNKISETKLVPGVRDYRMMTRQVVDAVLSMSEYSRFSKGIFSWVGFNTKYLSYSNVQRVAGKSDWTIWQLFKYAMDGISDFSQAPLNITLWLGFVSFIVSFFAIIFIVVRHWIFPQYAINGWSSLVCIILLIGGLQLLCIGLVGRYIGRIYLQVKRRPIYIIKEKK